From the Actinopolymorpha singaporensis genome, the window CCGTGCGAAGCGTTCAACGCCGTAGCGCTCGATCGGGTTCCAGTACGTCATCACCAGGGTCGGTACGCCGAAGCCGGAGACCGCCTCGACCGTACGGAGAACGTCCTTGGTGCGGGTGCCGCCGCGCAGCGCCTGGTCGGCGGCCGCCTGGATGGTCGGGCCGTCCATCGTCGGGTCGGAGTAGGGCAGGCCGACCTCGAAGACGTCGACCCCCGCCTCGGCCATCGCCTCGAACGCCGCGATCGCACCGTCGTAGCTCGGGAATCCCGCCGGCAGGTAGCCGACGAGCACCCCGCGGCCCTCTTCCTTCGCCCTGGCGAAGACCGGGCCGACCCCGGTGGACGTCGAGGTGCTCACGCCTTCTCCTCCGTGCTCTCCCGCGCCGAGTCCGCCTGCTTGGCGTTCTCCCGCTCGGTACCGGCCGTCTCCACCCCGGGCTTGTCGTCGAGCAGACCGAACCACGTGGCGGCGGTGTCGACGTCCTTGTCGCCCCGGCCGGACAGGCACACCAGGACGGTCGCGTCCGGGCCGAGGTCCTCGGCCACCCGGAGCGCTCCGGCCACCGCGTGCGCGGACTCGATCGCGGGGATGATCCCCTCGGTCCGGGTCAGGAGCCGCAGCGCGTCCATCGCCTCGGCGTCGGTCACCGGGAGGTAGGTCGCGCGGCCGGTGTCGTGCAGCCAGGCGTGCTCGGGCCCCACCCCCGGGTAGTCCAGCCCCGCGGAGATCGAGTGGCTCTCGATGGTCTGGCCGTCCTCGTCCTGGAGGAGGTAGGACCGGGTGCCGTGCAGGACGCCGACCTGACCGGAGGTGATCGTCGCGGCGTGCCGGCCGGTGTCCACGCCGTCGCCGCCGGCCTCGAAGCCGTAGAGCCGGACGGACTCGTCGGGAACGAACGCGGTGAACGTGCCGATCGCGTTGGAGCCGCCGCCCACGCACGCGCACACCGCGTCCGGAAGGGAGCCGGTCAGCTCGATCGTCTGTGCCCGGGCCTCGTCGCCGATACCGCGGCAGAAGTCGCGCACCATGACCGGGAACGGGTGCGGTCCGGCTGCGGTGCCCAGGAGGTAGTGGGTGTTGTCGACGGAGGCCACCCAGTCGCGCAGCGCCTCGTTGATCGCGTCCTTCAGCGTCCGGCTGCCGGTCGTCACCGGGATCACCTCGGCGCCGAGCAACTCCATCCGGGCGACGTTGAGCGCCTGCCGGCGGGTGTCCTCCTCGCCCATGTAGACCACGCAGTCCAGGCCGAGGTAGGCGCAGGCGGTGGCGGTGGCCACACCGTGCTGCCCGGCCCCGGTCTCGGCGATGATCCGGGTCTTGCCCATCCGGACCGCCAGCAGTGCCTGGCCGAGGACGTTGCGGATCTTGTGGGCGCCGGTGTGGTTGAGGTCCTCCCGCTTGAGCAGGATCCGGACGCCGGCCACCTCGGAGAGGCGGGTCGCGTCGTAGAGCGGGCTCGGCAGGTTGGCGTACTCCCGGAACATCCGGTCCAGTTCGGCCATGAACGCCGGGTCGGCCTGCGCGGCGCGGTGCGCCTGCTCGAGTTCGTCGAGCGCGCTGATCAGGGCCTCGGGGGTGAACCGGCCGCCGAAGCGACCGAAATGTCCGTCGAGTCCCTGACCGAGCACGCCCCGGTCGGTGTTGGCAGCGGCCACGTCAGTCATCGAGTCACTTCGGTTCGGGGGTCGGTTGCGAGTGGGTTCGGGCAGTCATGGGACCGGCCACCGGCTCAGTCATGGTGCAGAGCCGGATGGGCACCGGCCGCGACCAGATCGGCCACCGCGGACCGGGGGTCCTTCCCGGTGACCAGGCTCTCGCCGACGAGGACGGCGTGAGCACCGGCGCGGGCGTACTCGATCACGTCGTGTGGTCCGCGCACGCCGGACTCCGCCACCTTGACGATACCGTCGGGGACCCGCGGCGAGAGCCGGCTGAACGCGCTCCGGTCGACCTCCAGGGTGCGCAGGTCTCGGGCGTTGACGCCGATCAGCTTCGCGCCCGCGTCGACGGCCCGCTCGACCTCCTCCTCGGTGTGCACCTCGACCAGCGGGGTGAGGCCGATCGACACCGCGCGCTCGATCAGCGAGACCAGGGCGTTCTGCTTCAAGGCCGCCACGATGAGCAGCACCAGGTCGGCGCCGTAGGCCCGGGCCTCCCAGAGCTGGTAGCTGGTGATCACGAAGTCCTTGCGGAGGATCGGAACGTCCACCGAGGAACGCACCGCCCGGAGGTCGTCGATCGAGCCGCCGAACCGGCGGCGCTCGGTCAGGACGCTGATCACAGCGGCCCCGCCGGCCTGGTAGTCGGAGGCGAGCGCGGCCGGATCGGCGATCGCGGCGAGCGCACCCTTGCTCGGACTCGACCGCTTGACCTCCGCGATGACGGCAACGCCGTCGCCCCGCAGAACCGGGACGGGATCGATGGCGTACGGAAGAAGGGCGACCCGCTTCTTCAGATCGTCGATCGAGACTCTCGCCTGCCGCTCCTCAAGGTCGGCGCGGACCCCGTCGAGGATCTCGTCGAGAACACTCACGCAGTCAGTCCTTCCTGAGCGACCTAAGCGCAGGCGCGGGTCTTCGGCGAACGAACCCGCTCTCGCTTCCAGAGACCTGCTCAGAGTAACGACGACCTCCCCCCACCCCGACACCGGCTGGTGGTCAGGGCGCGTCCGGTGCAGGGCCGCGTGCGCGGTGGAGGAGGCAGGGTACGGGCCCGGAATCAGTACGAAAACGGTGCGGGCGACGGCGCGGGCCGGGACGGCGAGCGCGGGACCGGTCCCGTCCGCCGCCCGTCGGGGGCGTGTTCCGACGCTGGCCACCAGACTCGCCGAACACGCCCCCGGACGGCTCACACCTTGATGACCAGGCTGGACATCACCTTGTCGGCGAACGTCTGGCGCTTCTTGTCCCACAGGGGCCAGAGGAAGCCGACGTAGCAGGGCAGCGCGTCCAGGATGTGCGCGAGCGCACGGACGAAGGTCGTGCCCGGACCCAGCGGCTGCCCGTCGGACTCACGGACCAGCTTGATGTTGAGCACCTGCTTGCCGATGCTCTGACCAGTACGGCCCTGCCGGAAGACGATGTTCCAGATACTGATGGCCAGGCTCACGAGGTACAGGATCGAACCGATCATCGTGGCTGCCCCCGACGGCTGGCCACCGGACTGCAGACCGGTCATCAGCGCCGAGCCGATGGCGCCGGGGATCCACGCCACGACACCGTCGACGAGGTACGCGCCCAGACGGTGGACCCACGGGGCGAGCATGTCCCGGTCGATTTCGGGAGCGCCGGAGTACTGGCCGTACTGATCCGGCTGGCCGTACTGACCCTGACCGTACTGACCCTGACCGTACCCCTCCTGGCCCTGGGGGTACGCCTGGCCGTAACCCGGCTGCTGGCCGTACTGCTGGCCGTACTGACCGTGTTGCTGTTGCCGGCCGTAGCCCTGCTGGCCGCCCTGTCCCTGGGCCTGCCGGCCGTAGGGATCCTGAGGCTGCGGAGCACCGTGCCGTCCCGAGGATGAGCCCTGGTCGGGTGCGTCGGGACCCGGCGGGGTCGGTGTACTCACAACCGTCTCCGTTCTGGAAGTCACACGTGAAAGTGGCAACGAATTCGAACAACCTAGTGGTCACAGCCTCCCCGCGAAACCGGTTCGGGCGAGGGGGTTGGGGTTACCGTGGACCCGTGCCGCAACCGCCCCTGAACCGACCGGGCGGTCTGCCCGCCGCGCGCGCCGCGCACCAGGACGTGCTGCCCTCGGACAGCACGCTGGCCGGCCTCGCCGTCCTAGGCGCCACAGGTCTTGGACTGGCGGCGGCGAACGCCGTGTCGGGCGGACGGTTCGGCGTCCCGTGCCTGCTGCACTTCCTCACCGGGCTGGACTGCCCGCTGTGCGGTACGACCCGGATGGCGGCCGCCGTGCTGCACGGCGACCTGGCCGGCGCGCTCAGGTTCAACGCGCCGGCCCTCCTCGCGATCCTGGTCGTGGCCTACCTGTGGCTGAGCTGGGTGCTCGAACGCCTGCCCTTCCGTGCCCGACTCCCCCGTCCGGTGCTGGGCCCGCGGGCGCGGTCGGCGCTCCTCCCGGCGGTGGTGGCGGCGGCCGTGGTGTTCATGGTGCTGCGCAACCTGCCCTGGCCGCCGTTCACCGCCCTGCACGTCTGACCGGCCGGCGGGCGCGGGCCTACCCGAGCGCCTTCCGGGCCAGGTCGAAGTACTGGTCGCCGCGCACCACGCGGTAGTCGGATCCGAGCGAGGCGGTCACCTCGGCCAGGTCCTGCGGCGTCATCGCCCAGGCGTTCACGCCGATCGAGACGAACCGCGGCGAGTTGCCGTCCCAACCCTGCGCCGACCGGGCGATGGCGGCCTTGGTCTCCTGAATTCCGCCGACACCGAGGATGGTGGCGAGTGGCGTACCGCCCTCCACGAGGCGGGTGGTGGTCGTGCCGGACCAGTTCAGGAAGATCCCCTGCGGCTCGACGTCGGAGACGTACGCATGGGTCTTCTCCGCCGACAGGTCGACGTCGTGACCGTCCACCCGGTTGAGCACGTAGACGATTCCCATCCCCGTCGCGTGCATGTACTTGCCGGTCTGCCGGGTGAACGCGCCGAAGGTGCCGTCCGGCCACGGTGTCGGGTAGATGTAGCCCGCGCCGGAGGGGCCCGCCACCAGCAGGTCGTTGTCGGTCGCGGTGCGCTGGAAGTGGCTGAGGAAGTTCGGCGCGGCGTCGGCGAGCAGCGGGTTGGTGGTCCAGTTGACCGGCACGCTGCCCCTGCCCGGGTTGTCCCACAGGATCCGCAGCCGGTGTTCGTTGTACTGCAGGTTGTCGCCCTCGGACATGGTGAAGGTGACGTAGACCTTGTTCTCCAGCGGAAGCGTGGGTGCCGGCTTCTGCTGGTCGGAGATCGGCGCCCGGGCACCGGAATGCACGGTGAGGTTCTCGAACCAGTCCGCGGCCAGCACGTAGACGCCGTGTCTCGAGCACAGTTCGGTGCCGCCGAACTCGCCCGCGATGTCCTGGGCGAACCACCCGAGATAGGGCGTGTACGGCTCGACCTCGGACATGATCTGCTCGAACAGTTCGCGTTCGGCGTCGACGTTCGGATCCAGCCAGAACGTCATCGCCTGGTTGGCCACGGCGTAGTCGCGCAGGTAGGCGAACGCCACCTTCGTCGGCCGGGCCGGCTCGGTCTTGCTCACCGACACCACGTACTCGTTCCACATCTCCACCGAGAGCGTCAGCTTCGACGTTCCGGAGGGCGGGGCGAACCCGTACACGAAGTAGCGGCCGCCGTCGGCGAACCGGTGCAGCGGCGGGCCCAGGCTGGTCTGGGAGTTGCTGTCGTCGAAGAGGTACGGGTCCTCCGCGTCGGTGCCGGGCACGAAGTCGGCCACCACGGTGTCGTCCGCGCGCAACGTCACCTGGTGCACGGCGGGGCCCCAGCCGTCGTTGGTGAACGCGTCGTCGAAGCGCACCCACACGCCTTTGCCGCCGAGCTGGCCGGTGAGGTCGAACTCGTACACCTTCCGGTTGGAGGCGTCGTGGATGTGCGTGTCCACCTTGGCGATGGTGGTGTAGTACGACGGGAGTCCGGGCGGGAGGCTGACGTCCTTCAGCGGCGGCAGGCCGATCAGCATCCGGTGGGTGGTCTGCGACCAGAGGTTCTCGAACTGCCAGCGGTAGGCGTCGATCCGGCTGGTGAACCGCCCGCGCAGGTCCTCGACCACCTTCACGCCGTAGTCCTTCGCAAGCGGTCCCACCAGGTCCGGGCCGACGGCGACGAGGTTGCGCAGGCCGGCGAGGGTGGTGGCCACATTGAGCGAGTCGGGCACCTCGGGGTCGTACACGACGCTGCCACGGATCGCGCCGCGGTACCTGTCCACCAGCGTCCAGAAGTCGTCGCGCACGGTGTACGACACGCCCAGGTCGCGCAGCCAGGTCAGCCGGCCCTCGCCGTTGGTGGCGTCGTCGCCGATGAGGTAGATCTGCGGACGGACCCGGTTCACCAACCCCTGCAGGGTTCCCAGCATCAGCTTCTCGTCGCCGGACAGGCCGGTGATGTCTACGACGTCGAGGGCGCGTGGTGACGCGAAGTGGGGCAACGCCTGCCCGTCCGGCCAGCTGATGCCCGACCGCGCCCGGGTCGTGGTGGCGGTCACACCGGTTGCCGGGCCGCCGGTTGCCGCCTGTGCGGTCCCCGGCGTGAGGAGGTTCGGCACGGTCGCTGCACCGAGTCCGGCCACGACCATTCGGCCGAAGGTCCGCCGCGAGTACTGGTTGTTCCATGTCATCGGTCGTCGCACCGCCTGGTGGTAAGCGCTGTCCGCGCGCTGGAGAAGGGAATCCGGACACGCCCGGCCACCGCGGCGACGGACCCGGAGAGATGCCTCCGCGGCGCACCGGCGTACGGGAGTTGCTGCGGGTCGAGCGGGAGTACTGGCATACGGAAGAAGCGGACGTGCCGGAGTTGCAGACGTACGGGATGAACGGACGTACGGGAGGAACGGACGCTCGGGGAGGGCCGACGTACGGAGGAACCACGAACGAGAGCTGACGTGCCCGGGAAACGACGAGCGGGTGCCCGTCCCAAGCGATGCTGAGTGATTGTGGTGTGTGCGGACAGGCGCAGACAAGATCACTGGCCAGAGCAGGCCGCGTTGTCGCGGGCCGCTCCGGCCAGTGAGGTGGTCGGCTCCGTGGTGCCGAACGTGATGCCGAGGTTGTGCCGAGCGTGGTGGGTGGCGCCGTGCCTACCGAGTCGCCAGCACGTCGGCCAACTGGTCCACGGCCCACTCCAGGTCGGCCTGTTCGATCACCAGGGGCGGTGCCAGCCGGATCGTCGAGCCGTGGGTGTCCTTGGCGAGTACCCCCCGCTCGGCGAGCGTGGAGCAGATGTCGCGACCGGTGCCGAGCGCGGGATCGACGTCGATGCCGGCCCACAGACCGGCAGTGCGTACGCCCACGAGCCCCTTCCCCAGCAGGGCGTTCAGGCGCTCGGTGAGGACGGTACCCAGGGCTGCGGCCCGTCGCTGGTAGCTGCCGTCGGTGAGCAGGCCCACCACGGCCCGGCCGACCGCACATGCCAGCGGGTTGCCGCCGAACGTGCTGCCGTGCTGACCCGGGCGGACGACGCTCAGCACGTCCGGCGAGCCGGCCACCGCCGAGACCGGCACCACTCCGCCGCCGAGCGCCTTGCCGAGGATGTAGAGGTCGGGGACGACGCCTTCGCGGTCGCAGGCGAACGTGGTGCCCGTCCGCCCAAGCCCGGCCTGGATCTCGTCGGCGAGCAGGAGTACGCCCCGCTCGGTGCACGTGCGGCGGACCTCGCGCAGGTAGCCCTCCGGAGGCACGATCACCCCGGCCTCGCCCTGGACGGGTTCGATCAGCACGGCGACCGTGGTGTCGTCGATCGCGTCGGCGACCGCACCCGCGTCGCCGTACGGCACGGTCACGAAGCCCGACGTGTAGGGGCCGTAGTGGTCGCGGGCGTCCGGGTCGTCGGAGAAGCTCACGATCGTGATCGTGCGGCCGTGGAAGTTGCCGGCCGCGACGACGATGGTGGCCTGCCCGTCCGGGACACCCTTGCGCTCGTAGCCCCACTTGCGGGCCAGCTTCAGCGCGGTCTCCACCGCCTCCGCGCCGGTGTTCATCGGCAGCACCATGACGCCGGGGGAAGCCTCGGCGCCGGTGACGGACCCCGTGCTCGACATCGGGTTCGACGCCGCGACCAGCCCGGCGAGCTCGGCGCAGAAGGCCCCGAACTGGTCGTGGTGGAACGCCCGGCTGATCAACGTCAGCCGGTCCAGCTGCTCACGTGCGGCGGCGAGGATGGCCGGGTGGCGGTGGCCGAAGTTGAGCGCGGAGTACCCCGCCAGGCAGTCGAGGTAACGTCGCCCGTCCACGCCGGTCACCCAGGCGCCCTCGGCTTCGGCGGCCACCACCGGCAGCGGATGGTAGTTGTGCGCGGCGTACCGCTCGGCGAGCGTGATCTGCGCCGCGGTCGGGTCCAGGGTCGGGTCCAGGGTCGGGTCCGCGGTTCGGGTCGTCGGGTCACCGAGCATCCGGGGCCCCCTCTCCCGCCATGACCACACCGCCGGCGACACCGTTCTCGACGCGGCCTTCGACATGGCTCGGACGGATCTCCAGCGTGCAGCACTTCGGGCCGCCACCGGACTTGCGCAGCTCGGACAGGTCCACCGGCACCGGCTGGTAACCGCGTTCGGCGAGCCGGCCCGCGAGCCCGGTCGCCTGCACGGGCAGTACGACGTTCCGGCCGTCGGACACGGCGTTCAGGCCCAGCACCACCGCGTCGGCCTCGTCGGCAAGCACCGCATCCGGGTACAGGTCCGCCAGCACCTGCCGGCTCTCCGGCGCGAACGCCTCCGGGTAGTAGGCGACGTTGTGCTCGTCGAGCACCGACAGAGCGGTGTCCAGGTGGTAGAAGCGCGGGTCGACCAAGTGCAGCGTGACGACCGGCCGGTCGACGTACTCCGCCAGCTCGCGGTGGGCCGCCGGGTCGGTACGGAAGCCGGTGCCGGCGAGGATGCGGTCCGGCGTGGTGAGCAGGTCGCCCTCGCCCTCGGCGACGGCCAGCGGGAGGTACGCGTCGCGGACACCGTGCTCGACGCCGTGGGTCCTGAACCACTCGAGGTAACGGGTGGCCTCGGGCATCCGCTCCAGGTAGCGGAACCGCGAGCCGAACGCCAGCCCGTCCACGACCACTGCACCGTTCGCGGCGAACACCATGTCCGGCAGGCCGGGCACGGGCTCGATCAGGCTGACCTCGTGACCGAGGTCGAGGTAGGTCCGGCGCAGACGCTCCCACTGCGCGATGGCGAGCTCGGTGTCGACCGCGTTCTCCGGGTGCATCCACGGGTTGATCGCGTACGAGACGGTGAAGTACGTCGGCCGGCACATGAGGTAGTGCCGGTGAGTGGCGGTCCTGACGGTCGTGGGCATCGAGAAACCTCCGCTGGGGTACGAACGGGGGCGCGAGCGGCCGCCGCGACCTTCCCGAGGTCGAGCCTAGGTAGCCACCTACCCGCGACCCAATGCGTCCTGACTGCGCATGGGCGGCAGTTCGTTGCGTGCTCGGCGCCGATGGCAGCGAATCGTTGCGCGGCCGGTTCACCGGGCCGGACGGGACGCGTTCGTGCCCGGCAACCCTCGGGGGCGGGTGCTAACCCGGGGTCTCCTGGCCGGTCAGTCCGGGCCGCTCCAGCAGCCGGGACAGCACCAGCGAGCTCCTGGTCCGGGCGACGTACGGCTCGGCGTTGATGCGTTCCAGCACCCGCTCGAAGTGCCCGATGTCGGCGGTGAGGATGTGCACCAGGGCGTCCGCCTCACCGGTCAGCGTGCAGGCCGCCACCACCTCCGGGAAGCGCGCCACGCCCGCCCGGATGGTCGCGGGCGAGGTCTTGCCCTGGCAGAACAGTTCGACGTACGCCTCGGTGGTCCAGCCGAGGGCGCGCGGGTCGACCTTCGCGGTGAACCCGGTGACCGCACCCGCCTGCCGCAACCGGTCCACCCGGCGCTTCACCGCCGGCGCCGACAGTCCGACCTGGGCCCCGATCTCGGCGAAGCTGGCCCGGCCGTCGTCGAGCAGCAGGGCGACGATGCGTTCGTCCACGGGGTCCAGCCGCACGCTCGCTCTCCTCCTTCTCCCGGCGTCTCCCGGCGTCTTGTCCCGGCGTCTCCTCGGCTTCCAGCACCGGGTGCCGGGTGCCCTGCTCACCGCTCGCCGGCTGTTCGTACAGCCGCCTAAACTGTGCACCCGTGACCGGAGTCCGCGCATCCGACACCATGGCCGAGCCGGCCGTCTGCCGCGTCGCGATCCGCATCAACGGTCTGCCCGCCCCCGGAAAGTCGACACCGGTCGACGTCGGCGCGCTGAGTGCCTGATGTCGTACGGAACTCCTGCCAGGCCGGCGGAATCGCTGCCCATGACCTGGGATCCGTTCGGGACGATCGCCGACACCCTGTGGCTCGGCGGCGGGCAGTGGGCCGGCAAGTCGACTGTGGCCCGCATCCTCGCCCGCCGCTGCGGGATCACGGCGTACCACTACGACTACCACGATGCCCGGGGACACGACGCGCGCCGCGTCGCCGACCGGGCTGCTCGTGGGGAGCCGCTGACCGGGCCGGGCCCGGACGAGGTGTGGGTCCGGCGTACGTCCGCGGAGATGGCCCGGGACGCGCTGGAGGAGTTCGGCCGGAGGTTCGAGTGGACGCTGGACGACCTGCGGGGGCTGGTGTCCGGGCGGCCGATCCTCGCCGAGGGGTGGGGACTGCGTCCCGAACTCGTCGCACCGTTGCTGGACTCACCCGGCCGGATGCTGGTCATGGTGCCGACCGAGGAGTTCCGGCAACGTCAGCTGCGGGAACTCCCCCGCGCCCGGGAGTTCGGGCCACGGGTCAGTGATCCCGAACGTGCGCAGGCCAACCGGGTCGACCGGGACCGGCTGCTCGCGGTGTCGGCCGCCGAGGCCGCCCGGGAGCACGGGATCCGCGTGCTGGCTGTGGACGGAAGCCGGGACGCCGAACAGGTGGCCGACGAAGTGGCCGACCACTTCTCGCCCTACCTGGCCAACCTGAGCTGAGCGGAGGCGGCGGTCAGGAGACCGTGCTGCTCTCCTCGGAGGTGTCGCCCGCGATCGGCTGCACCTCGGCCGGGCTGTGCCGGGGCGGGCGGGGGCCACCGAGGCCCATGACGTGCATGATCTTGCCGATGAGCAGGGCGACCAGCGTCCCACCTACCGCGCTGGCGAAGAACAGCCACCAGTTGCCGATCACGATCGCCACACCGGCGACCACGGAGACGGCCAGCAGGATTCCTACGGTCGTCCACGCCGCCGGGGTGTTGCCGTGGTGGGACTGCGTGGTGTTCTCGTGCCGGAACTTGTCGCTCATGTCGCCCATGGCCGACCCTCTCTTTCGTACCGTGGCCCATTGTGTCGCGCGCCCTGATCACCGGCGACCCGGGGTCGCCCGGTCGCGGGGCCGCCGGTCAGTCGCGCAGGGTGGGGTCCTCGCCGCGGTCGAGAGCCGCCCACGGATCGTCGTCGGTCCGCCTGGCCGCCGGTGCGTCGTACCGGCTGCCCATCGCCGGCCACCTCCGGCCGCGCGCCACCGCGAGCACTCCGCCGGCCACGACGAGCGCTGCACCGGCCATCGCGAGCCACGGCCAGGACTCGACCGTGACCGTGGACGCCCGGATGCCGCCTCCGCCGCCTCCGCTTCCCGCCCCGCCGGCGATCGCGCGGCGCACCGCCGCGTCCGCGACCGGGCCGGTGCGGGTCCAGAACGTCGCGCACGAGGCGACCGCGGCGGCTCCTGCCAGCGCGACCAGTCCACCGGCGACCTGGCGGCCGAGCCCTCTGGTGGCCAGCAGGGCGAGCACTCCGGCGAGGCCGAGGAAGCCGGCCGAGCGGACCAGCGGGGCGGCCTGTGCCCCGGTGACGGCGGTGTGCACCGCGGGGTAGTCGGGGATCGCCCACCGGGCTGCGAGCCAGGTGCGCCCGGCTGCCCACAGCACGAGGGCCGCGCCTGCGAGAACCAGCCCGAGAGCGAGGAAGAACTGCCGCCGGGCGGTCGGCTTCGCGGACACGGGAGTCGCGGTGGTCCTGGTGGTCATGGTGGTCCTTGCCGTCACGGTGTCCGGAACGTTTCCGCCACCGCCACCGCGCGCAGTGCCGCGGCCGCCTTGTTGCGGGTCTCGGCGTCCTCGGCCGCGGGGTCGGAGTCGGCCACGATGCCCCCGCCGGCCTGGACGTACGCCACACCGTCGCGCAGCAGCGCGGTGCGAATGGCGATCGCAGCGTCCAGGTCCCCGGCGAAGTCGAGGTAGCCGACGACCCCGCCGTACAGCCCTCGCCTGGTGGGTTCGAGCTTCTCGATGATCTCCATCGCCCGCGGCTTCGGCGCGCCGGAGAGGGTGCCGGCCGGGAAGCAGGCACACAGGGCGTCGAAGGCGGTCCGCCCCGGCGCCAGCCGTCCGACCACGGTGGACTCCAGGTGCATGACGTGGCTGTACCTGCGTACGGTCATGAAGTCGACCACCTCGACGCTGCCCGGCGCA encodes:
- the trpC gene encoding indole-3-glycerol phosphate synthase TrpC, which gives rise to MSVLDEILDGVRADLEERQARVSIDDLKKRVALLPYAIDPVPVLRGDGVAVIAEVKRSSPSKGALAAIADPAALASDYQAGGAAVISVLTERRRFGGSIDDLRAVRSSVDVPILRKDFVITSYQLWEARAYGADLVLLIVAALKQNALVSLIERAVSIGLTPLVEVHTEEEVERAVDAGAKLIGVNARDLRTLEVDRSAFSRLSPRVPDGIVKVAESGVRGPHDVIEYARAGAHAVLVGESLVTGKDPRSAVADLVAAGAHPALHHD
- a CDS encoding Trp biosynthesis-associated membrane protein, yielding MTTRTTATPVSAKPTARRQFFLALGLVLAGAALVLWAAGRTWLAARWAIPDYPAVHTAVTGAQAAPLVRSAGFLGLAGVLALLATRGLGRQVAGGLVALAGAAAVASCATFWTRTGPVADAAVRRAIAGGAGSGGGGGGIRASTVTVESWPWLAMAGAALVVAGGVLAVARGRRWPAMGSRYDAPAARRTDDDPWAALDRGEDPTLRD
- a CDS encoding Lrp/AsnC family transcriptional regulator, which gives rise to MRLDPVDERIVALLLDDGRASFAEIGAQVGLSAPAVKRRVDRLRQAGAVTGFTAKVDPRALGWTTEAYVELFCQGKTSPATIRAGVARFPEVVAACTLTGEADALVHILTADIGHFERVLERINAEPYVARTRSSLVLSRLLERPGLTGQETPG
- a CDS encoding HGxxPAAW family protein, yielding MSDKFRHENTTQSHHGNTPAAWTTVGILLAVSVVAGVAIVIGNWWLFFASAVGGTLVALLIGKIMHVMGLGGPRPPRHSPAEVQPIAGDTSEESSTVS
- a CDS encoding GxGYxYP domain-containing protein, whose amino-acid sequence is MTWNNQYSRRTFGRMVVAGLGAATVPNLLTPGTAQAATGGPATGVTATTTRARSGISWPDGQALPHFASPRALDVVDITGLSGDEKLMLGTLQGLVNRVRPQIYLIGDDATNGEGRLTWLRDLGVSYTVRDDFWTLVDRYRGAIRGSVVYDPEVPDSLNVATTLAGLRNLVAVGPDLVGPLAKDYGVKVVEDLRGRFTSRIDAYRWQFENLWSQTTHRMLIGLPPLKDVSLPPGLPSYYTTIAKVDTHIHDASNRKVYEFDLTGQLGGKGVWVRFDDAFTNDGWGPAVHQVTLRADDTVVADFVPGTDAEDPYLFDDSNSQTSLGPPLHRFADGGRYFVYGFAPPSGTSKLTLSVEMWNEYVVSVSKTEPARPTKVAFAYLRDYAVANQAMTFWLDPNVDAERELFEQIMSEVEPYTPYLGWFAQDIAGEFGGTELCSRHGVYVLAADWFENLTVHSGARAPISDQQKPAPTLPLENKVYVTFTMSEGDNLQYNEHRLRILWDNPGRGSVPVNWTTNPLLADAAPNFLSHFQRTATDNDLLVAGPSGAGYIYPTPWPDGTFGAFTRQTGKYMHATGMGIVYVLNRVDGHDVDLSAEKTHAYVSDVEPQGIFLNWSGTTTTRLVEGGTPLATILGVGGIQETKAAIARSAQGWDGNSPRFVSIGVNAWAMTPQDLAEVTASLGSDYRVVRGDQYFDLARKALG
- a CDS encoding RDD family protein, which translates into the protein MSTPTPPGPDAPDQGSSSGRHGAPQPQDPYGRQAQGQGGQQGYGRQQQHGQYGQQYGQQPGYGQAYPQGQEGYGQGQYGQGQYGQPDQYGQYSGAPEIDRDMLAPWVHRLGAYLVDGVVAWIPGAIGSALMTGLQSGGQPSGAATMIGSILYLVSLAISIWNIVFRQGRTGQSIGKQVLNIKLVRESDGQPLGPGTTFVRALAHILDALPCYVGFLWPLWDKKRQTFADKVMSSLVIKV
- the trpB gene encoding tryptophan synthase subunit beta; this translates as MTDVAAANTDRGVLGQGLDGHFGRFGGRFTPEALISALDELEQAHRAAQADPAFMAELDRMFREYANLPSPLYDATRLSEVAGVRILLKREDLNHTGAHKIRNVLGQALLAVRMGKTRIIAETGAGQHGVATATACAYLGLDCVVYMGEEDTRRQALNVARMELLGAEVIPVTTGSRTLKDAINEALRDWVASVDNTHYLLGTAAGPHPFPVMVRDFCRGIGDEARAQTIELTGSLPDAVCACVGGGSNAIGTFTAFVPDESVRLYGFEAGGDGVDTGRHAATITSGQVGVLHGTRSYLLQDEDGQTIESHSISAGLDYPGVGPEHAWLHDTGRATYLPVTDAEAMDALRLLTRTEGIIPAIESAHAVAGALRVAEDLGPDATVLVCLSGRGDKDVDTAATWFGLLDDKPGVETAGTERENAKQADSARESTEEKA
- the ddaH gene encoding dimethylargininase; translated protein: MPTTVRTATHRHYLMCRPTYFTVSYAINPWMHPENAVDTELAIAQWERLRRTYLDLGHEVSLIEPVPGLPDMVFAANGAVVVDGLAFGSRFRYLERMPEATRYLEWFRTHGVEHGVRDAYLPLAVAEGEGDLLTTPDRILAGTGFRTDPAAHRELAEYVDRPVVTLHLVDPRFYHLDTALSVLDEHNVAYYPEAFAPESRQVLADLYPDAVLADEADAVVLGLNAVSDGRNVVLPVQATGLAGRLAERGYQPVPVDLSELRKSGGGPKCCTLEIRPSHVEGRVENGVAGGVVMAGEGAPDAR
- the rocD gene encoding ornithine--oxo-acid transaminase, producing MLGDPTTRTADPTLDPTLDPTAAQITLAERYAAHNYHPLPVVAAEAEGAWVTGVDGRRYLDCLAGYSALNFGHRHPAILAAAREQLDRLTLISRAFHHDQFGAFCAELAGLVAASNPMSSTGSVTGAEASPGVMVLPMNTGAEAVETALKLARKWGYERKGVPDGQATIVVAAGNFHGRTITIVSFSDDPDARDHYGPYTSGFVTVPYGDAGAVADAIDDTTVAVLIEPVQGEAGVIVPPEGYLREVRRTCTERGVLLLADEIQAGLGRTGTTFACDREGVVPDLYILGKALGGGVVPVSAVAGSPDVLSVVRPGQHGSTFGGNPLACAVGRAVVGLLTDGSYQRRAAALGTVLTERLNALLGKGLVGVRTAGLWAGIDVDPALGTGRDICSTLAERGVLAKDTHGSTIRLAPPLVIEQADLEWAVDQLADVLATR
- a CDS encoding DUF2752 domain-containing protein, which encodes MPQPPLNRPGGLPAARAAHQDVLPSDSTLAGLAVLGATGLGLAAANAVSGGRFGVPCLLHFLTGLDCPLCGTTRMAAAVLHGDLAGALRFNAPALLAILVVAYLWLSWVLERLPFRARLPRPVLGPRARSALLPAVVAAAVVFMVLRNLPWPPFTALHV